The segment TGTGGCGGACCGGCCGCCAGTTGACGGTATTGAAGTGCGAAATTGCACACTCATGCAAACAAATCACACTTCATCAGTTCGGTTCGATACCGGGGAAGAAGGCCCGTGACCGGAGGACCTAGAACCCCGATCCGGGTGTGAGCAGAATATTTTGAATAATCATCATCGCGCTGCGTTGCCTGTCTGTCCGGCCGTTATGGCTATCCATCCAATCCACCGGCCGCCATCAATGAGCGAGCCGGTGCGCGCATACAGGTTTAATTGATCGGCTCATTTCGGAATATGGGTTTGTTGGCGGCTTTCGAAGACCCGTTATAGTGGAGAGTAGCTATTGTTGATTGATTTATTGCAAAGTGTTATTGTCGATCGGTTGAATGCTTATGCGATATTCACGAGCCATTGATTTTATGCTGATCCATCCGTGTACTTGAGTAAGTCAATGATCGATGAGTGATTTTAATTCCATGTTTCTTTCGTTCCTTTTCAGATACTTCTACGACAACGCCGGCGACCTTCACTCCATCAAAGCGGCGTTCGGTTAATAGGGACAATAAGCTGATGTCGGTTCTGCAAGCCCGTCGGACGGCCCTATCAAGAGATCGTTGGCAGAAGGAATACGTTCCGTCATCGGTACTCAAGCTTCATCGACACAGTAATCCAGCCGTGAATCTGGTGGAAGACAGCAGCACTCCGGAGTCGAATCTTATCATTCCTCCCGGTGCTCGACCGGAAGAATTTCTCGACACTGACGAATCCATCCACGGAATGTACGTGGTTAATCCTCGAAACGGGAAGGTTGCTGCACCGCCTCAGATAAAACTTGCCAAAGAGACCAGTAACTTGGTAGCGCAACATAACAATAAGAGCGTCGAAAGTACAAAGTTGACTTCGGCAAAGCAGATACTGGCGAGAGGTTCGTACTATGAACCACGAACGAAGCGGACAAGAGATCGAAAGACCGTATCGACGACCACGGAACGGTCCGTGGAGGATGGCGATCTCATTCCTTACCAGTTTTTCGGACAGAAGTTGATTCCAACCAGTCGGAATGCCGATTCTCGCAATCAGGTGCTCAACCCGAAAGGAACGAGACTCACCAAACTGAAAGATGATTCGCAGGAGATTTTGGAGGTTTCGGCACCGAAAACTTCCACCGAAAAGAACAAGTTCTGGCAAAATCGATTGGCCTATCAAAGTAGGAATATTGTAGCATTCAATAACTATTTAAGACGGAATGGAAAGGATGGACTGCATGCAGTAACTCCGGTGCAGACATCGTCTACGACGACAGCTTCTAGCATTAGTTCCATACATGCAGATTCACTAACAAACTCAATGATTGCATTGAGTAATTTGTCGGAAGGATCTGTTGATTCGAAGCAGGTCTTCTCCAGGAGTGCAAACTTTTCTTCTTTGAACAAGACTGAAATAATGGTGCAAAGTTCGACGGTGACTGCTGGCAATGTGGAAGAGTCAACAACCGCGACAACATCCACCACAGTTGCTTCGACACAAAATATACCGGCAAATCATAAACCGGATGACGAGCTTCCGGCTTTGTTTAGTCCCACGGGTCAGGCAGCGATCTCAAAACTGATCATCAACTATCCGGATGACGCTACCCCGGAAGATTTGTACCACCCCAACAGCTATCAATCTGTTCCCGAGCACGTTTCGACAATTACGACTTCGCAGCCCGAACAAGTTTCGGAGACGACTCAGATCAATATGGAAGATTTTGAAAACCGCAGGAACATGGTATCCATCCCAGATATAAATCACATCTTTCAGAATCTCTCAACAAGCCCAActacgacgacaacgacggagATGCCAATCCCCGTGAAACGGATGTCGCCGGTTGAAACCAAAGTTGAACTGGCGGATTCAAGCACTGAAATCTACGTACCTGTAATGACTACAACTACAACCAGTACTGAACTGACTAAAGAGATCACGACAACCCAACCGCCCGAATCATCTAGCACGACAAGTACACCGGAGTCAACGACTCCGGCTACCTCCACTACAACAGTTCCAGCACCTGCTCCATTTTCGCGACCATCTACAACTCTTCCATCCACAACGACTACAACTTCCACCACAACGTCAACATCGACAACCACCGTTCCAACCACCAAAGTCGAAATCACCACCCAACCCGAAGCGGACACGGATCCGCCCTACAAAACGGACGAACGCTTCCGCACACTCCAACAACCATCAAACGCCACCCAGTTCAATCCGATCCTGCCGCACATCCTACCGAAACTGACGCGCGATCCAATCCCCCAGTCCCGGGTGCCCACCATCGTCGATTACAACACCCCTCCGGCTGGCGTGGACAACCGAGGCGGTACCACCGCCACCAAGAAACCGGCGATCGCTTTCGAGGGTGTCCTGCTGCAGCACAACAGCGATGTGGTGATCGAAATGCGCAAAATGAACACCGCTACGTTTATCCTTGCCGGACTGGGTATGCTACCGATCGTGATCATCATCCTGTACGTGATCAAGGCAGCGGTCTGCAAACGCGAACATAAAGTTTCGCACGATCTCGAGCGGTACATCTCGGATGGGCAACCGCCGATCAGTCCCGTGGTACGGCTCGAGCAGTCCGATACTTCGAGCGTAGCGGATGAGTCAATTATTACGGATCGGGACTTCAACCGGAAGAATTTACGGTTTAAAAGTTTGCTTGGCGAGGGAAACTTCGGTCAGGTTTGGAAGGCCGAAGCGGATGATCTGGCTGGGCACTTTGGGACTACGCGGATTGTGGCGGTTAAAACCGAGCGTAGTGATAATGGTCACGGTGATCTGAAAGCGGAAGCGGAAATTATGCGAAAACTTGGATCGCATCCGAATGTGGTAACACTTTTGGGGGTTTGCTTGGAGCAAGGTGAGTTAATGCGGTGAAAATTCTCGggccaaatttttaactaaGGTTTTCGTACGCATTTTAGAACCGCAATTGCTGATCATGGAGTACGCCATGAGGGGTCGATTGCTGTCTCTGCTGCGGGCGGCTCGGGGTGCTGTTAACGGACTGGCCCCGTCGGTGCATGGAAATCGTCCACCGATAATGCCACTGTCACCGAGGCGACTGACCGGCTTTGCGCACGACATTGCCCGCGGGATGGAGTATATTTCGGAAAAGAAGGTTTGCCCTAGGGCCGCGGcccgttttgttattttttgtttatttttgtgaaATAAGAAGGTCCTACGTCCTACGGGAAGGTATATAGGTGTGCAATCAaagtttaaaaatgtgtttgccATGGAAAGTGGTCAGTTTTTGAAACCTAATAACTAGGTTATTTCTTAACCAATTTGAAAGAGGTTAATATTAATCGAGCATTTTCTACCGATTGGATAATGTAGTGAAAGTAATTTGTTTTTGGAAATCCACCAAATAAAAAATACCAATTGCAGATTACCTGAACACCTGAACTTCACAGGCT is part of the Sabethes cyaneus chromosome 2, idSabCyanKW18_F2, whole genome shotgun sequence genome and harbors:
- the LOC128738445 gene encoding mucin-5AC — its product is MGRTRMSIVLLVVIIACKLGDPARSNGSDGSEPAAKPVPPESTTAGSERRGVASAMLFTQPRQREVRNGASETSGTANRGLFINDAAAMAAVKASVAMPTTTTTTTTTTTATTPSASVSSQLDSRSSVPAATDNLNDTSTTTPATFTPSKRRSVNRDNKLMSVLQARRTALSRDRWQKEYVPSSVLKLHRHSNPAVNLVEDSSTPESNLIIPPGARPEEFLDTDESIHGMYVVNPRNGKVAAPPQIKLAKETSNLVAQHNNKSVESTKLTSAKQILARGSYYEPRTKRTRDRKTVSTTTERSVEDGDLIPYQFFGQKLIPTSRNADSRNQVLNPKGTRLTKLKDDSQEILEVSAPKTSTEKNKFWQNRLAYQSRNIVAFNNYLRRNGKDGLHAVTPVQTSSTTTASSISSIHADSLTNSMIALSNLSEGSVDSKQVFSRSANFSSLNKTEIMVQSSTVTAGNVEESTTATTSTTVASTQNIPANHKPDDELPALFSPTGQAAISKLIINYPDDATPEDLYHPNSYQSVPEHVSTITTSQPEQVSETTQINMEDFENRRNMVSIPDINHIFQNLSTSPTTTTTTEMPIPVKRMSPVETKVELADSSTEIYVPVMTTTTTSTELTKEITTTQPPESSSTTSTPESTTPATSTTTVPAPAPFSRPSTTLPSTTTTTSTTTSTSTTTVPTTKVEITTQPEADTDPPYKTDERFRTLQQPSNATQFNPILPHILPKLTRDPIPQSRVPTIVDYNTPPAGVDNRGGTTATKKPAIAFEGVLLQHNSDVVIEMRKMNTATFILAGLGMLPIVIIILYVIKAAVCKREHKVSHDLERYISDGQPPISPVVRLEQSDTSSVADESIITDRDFNRKNLRFKSLLGEGNFGQVWKAEADDLAGHFGTTRIVAVKTERSDNGHGDLKAEAEIMRKLGSHPNVVTLLGVCLEQEPQLLIMEYAMRGRLLSLLRAARGAVNGLAPSVHGNRPPIMPLSPRRLTGFAHDIARGMEYISEKKIVHRDLAARNVLLDHNGICKICDFGMSIDLEKMKSSQAHIRIPRAHHSESRFKFDLSARSFGIGRHHSHGGHEGFGRHGHGRGHDSKSRPALPIRWMAPEALQYHIFSRETDVWAFGIVLWEITTLGCTPYPNLSGREVVRSVPNGIRPDIPPDCRPELYDLMHRTWRKDPRQRPTFSEARTSLARTLCQWQLEETDTSNTSEYLDVSGFSEDLEQGMVYFNRRISEFECEI